TGATCGCCGGCTTCCTGCTGATCGTATTGCTGGCCACAGGCTTCGCCACCATCGCCAGCCAGCTCGGCGACGGCCGGCAACTGCAGCGTTGCGACGAATTCCTGAGCCATGCCATCGGCCAATACACCCCCTCCGGCGTGAAGGCCGTGTTCGGCCATCTCACCCATCTCGGCGACCCGTTGCTGCTGTGGGGAGGCGGCATCGTCATCGCCGTGATCTTGTCGATCAAGCGACACCGCGGCCTGGCCGCCGTCTGGGCCGTGGCCTTGCTGGGCAACGCCATCCTCAACCGCGTCCTGAAGGAAATCTTCGCCCGAACCCGCCCCTTGATAGACGGTATGCCCGGCCCGGTGGACGGCTTCAGTTTCCCCAGCGGCCACGCCTCGGCCTCGATGGTGGCCTACGCCATGCTCGTCTGGCTGGCCTGGCACCTGCAGCGCACCCGCTGGCGCCCCCCCATTGCCATGGCCGCCACCGCCATCGTGTTGACCACGGCCAGCAGCCGCGTCTTCCTGCAGGTCCACTACGCCAGCGACGTCCTCGCCGGCCTGTGCTCCGGCGCCGCCTGGACCACGGTCTGCATCCTCAGCGCCGCCCATTTGCGAAGAAGGCGCGCGTAAACCTGAAATAGCGCCAGGCGTCCCCGCAGCAAGCCCAAGGCGCCACCCCTCGATAGCGCAAGGCCAATCCCATCGCCCAAAAAAAAGCGCCACCCGCAGGTAGCGCTCATATCCCGGTAGAGCCAGGCCAGGGTCTCCCTGGACTAGGCGAAGCCTTCCCCTTGGGGGATGGCGTTTACACGCAGCGAAGCGAAGTGAAAAAGCCGAGGGGCTTAATCAGTAATTCCAGAAGATGCGCTGCAACTCCTTTGGGTCGCGCGTCTTGGTCATCGCCACCATCGCCAGAATGCGCGCCTTCTGCGGATTCAGGTCATGCGCCACCACCCAGTCGTACTTGTCGTCCGGCTGCTCGGCATTGCGCAGCACGAAGCCGGCCGGCACGCGGCTGGAACGGATCACGTTGATGCCCTTGGCACGCAGGTCCTGCAGGGCAGGAACGACGCGGTCGGCGACCGAGCCGTTGCCGGTGCCGGCATGGATGATGGCCTGCAGGCCCGGCGTGGCGCCGATCGCATCGACCGCCGAACGCGGCACGTTGCCGTAACCGTAGACGATCTCCACCACCGGCAGCGACTGGATGTTGTCGATGTCGAACTCGCTGGCCATGGTGTGCGTCTTCACCGGCGCACGGAACCAGTAGTTCTTGCCCTCGACGATCATGCCCAGCGGACCCCACTGGCTCTTGAAGGCTTCGGTCTTGATGTTGATCAGCTTGGCCACGTCGCGGCCGCTGTTGATCTCGTCGTTCATGGTGACCAGCACGCCCTTGCCGCCGGCGTCCTTGGAGGCCGCGACGGCGACCGCGTCGTACAGGTTCAGTGCGCCGTCGGCCGACAGCGCGGTACCCGGGCGCATCGAGCCGACCACCACGATCGGCTTGTCGGTGTGCACGACCAG
The nucleotide sequence above comes from Xylophilus sp. GOD-11R. Encoded proteins:
- a CDS encoding phosphatase PAP2 family protein — translated: MNEAIALSWAARIGEYAWPGFMLVLLVAVSTAGVVGWRASRAAPDTEPDADQAPQVGRRLIAGFLLIVLLATGFATIASQLGDGRQLQRCDEFLSHAIGQYTPSGVKAVFGHLTHLGDPLLLWGGGIVIAVILSIKRHRGLAAVWAVALLGNAILNRVLKEIFARTRPLIDGMPGPVDGFSFPSGHASASMVAYAMLVWLAWHLQRTRWRPPIAMAATAIVLTTASSRVFLQVHYASDVLAGLCSGAAWTTVCILSAAHLRRRRA
- a CDS encoding asparaginase — its product is MYLSPRFRRWVASTAVVALSAVSGLASAQTAKPNVVILATGGTIAGAGASTVNSASYSAAKVAVEKLIIGLPELQNVANVRGEQTFQIASESFTNDNLLVLARRVSALAKDPSVNGIVVTHGTDTLEETAYFLNLVVHTDKPIVVVGSMRPGTALSADGALNLYDAVAVAASKDAGGKGVLVTMNDEINSGRDVAKLINIKTEAFKSQWGPLGMIVEGKNYWFRAPVKTHTMASEFDIDNIQSLPVVEIVYGYGNVPRSAVDAIGATPGLQAIIHAGTGNGSVADRVVPALQDLRAKGINVIRSSRVPAGFVLRNAEQPDDKYDWVVAHDLNPQKARILAMVAMTKTRDPKELQRIFWNY